A region of the Myxococcus stipitatus DSM 14675 genome:
TGGTGGACGAAGCCCACCGACGAGGCGTGCAGGTCGTCGCGCTCGTCGGCACGGCGGCGCACGCGCGCAAGCAAGCCGAGGCCGGCGTCGACGTGGTGGTGGCGGTGGGCACCGAGGCCGGAGGCCACACCGGAGAGATTGGAACGATGGTGCTCGTCCCCGAGGTCGTGGACGCGGTGCACCCCATCCCCGTGCTGGCCGCGGGAGGTATTGGCCGAGGCCGGCAGATCGCGGCGGCGCTCGCGCTGGGCGCGGAGGGCGTGTGGACCGGCTCGCTGTGGCTCGGCGTGGAGGAGGCCCACCTGAATCCCGTGCTCAGGGACAAGCTCCTCGCCGCCACGTCGAGCGACACCGTGCGCTCACGGTCCATGAGCGGCAAGCCCGCGCGCCAACTGAAGACCGCCTGGACCGAGGCCTGGGACGGCGCCGAGTCCCCGGGCCCCTTGCCCATGCCGCTGCAGTTCATGCTCACCGCCGATGCGGTGACGCGGATGCACCACCACGCGGGCACCGCGGGCTCGCGGGCGCATGAGCTGCTCGGGTCCCCTGTCGGGCAGATTGTCGGGAGCCTGCGCGAGGTGCGGCCCGTCCGAGCCGTGCTCGAATCCCTGGAGGCGGAGTTCCGCGAGTCCGTCCTCCGGGTGCTCGAGACGGGGGGCACCGGTGAGCATCACCCCGACTCGGCGAGGCGCGCCGCCACGGGCACGAGGCGCGGCTCCGAGTAGAACTGCCCCGCCCATCTGCGGAACATGCCGATGGGCCCATCTCCGCTCACGAGCAGCGGGGGATGGACGTAGACCTTGTTCTCCCAGATGGGGATGTCCTGCTCGAGCTGCCGCTCGATCTCCGCCATGAAGGCCTGGCCCACGGTGCTCGTGGCGTCCTTGTGCGGCAGCTTCTTCACCAGGAAGGCGAAGCGAACGTCCACGGAGTCCTCGTCGATGGTGGTGACGCTGTTGACGAGGAGCGTCTCGACGATGCCCTTGAAGCGCGTGAGCGTGAAGCCGAAGCCGTGGGCGTCCACCTCGATGGTCCCCTGGGTGCGGCCGAACGGCGTCTTCATCACGATGTTCGAGACGACGTGCAGGACATGCTCCCGCGCATCCGCCAGGGTGACAGGCAGCTCCGCGGTGCCGTGCAGGTAGTGCAGATGCGCCAGGTCCACCGCGTTCTCGGTCATCTCCTGGTTGTGGGTCCGGACCTGCCAGCGGCGAAGCTCGTAGTCCGTCCACTCGGGATGCTGGAACTCGGGGACATGGGGGACCTCCCACGAGGGAGGCCGCTGCGCGCCGTGGTGCCACACCATGATGAGGCCGTTCACCTCGCGCACCGGCCAGGAGCGGAGCCGGGCGCCGGGAGGAATCTTCTGCGCGTAGGGGATGGACGCGCAGCCGCCTTCGCCCTCGAAACGCCAGGCATGGAAGGGACACTGGATGCAGCCGTCCACCACCTTGCCGCCATGTCCCAGATGGGCGCCCAGATGGGGACAGTGCGCATCGAGGACATGGGGCGCGGGGAGCAGCGGGGTTCCTTCGGGGGCCTCGGGACGGAACAGGACCAGGTCCTTGCCGAAGTAACGCAGGGGCATCACCGCGCCCGGCGCCAGCTCGTGGGTGTAGGCGACCTGGAACCAGCCATCGGGATAGCGCGGAAACGGGAACCGGCTGCTCACGTGTCACCTCCCTGGTGGGCGCGTGCGCCCACGGCATGTCTCGCGGCGATGAAGCCAAACGTCATCGCGGCCCCGAGGGTGCTGCCCGCCCCCGGGTAGCCCGCGCCCATCACCGACGCCATCACGTTGCCCGCGGCATAGAGCCCGTCGATGGGTGAACCGTCGACGCGGAGGACACGCGCGTGGGCATCGACTCGCACGCCGCCTTTCGTCCCGAGCGCACCGGCGAAGACCTGCAACGCGTAGAACGGTGGCCGTTCGAGGGGGCCCAGGTTGGGGCTGGGCCGGTGGGCTCGGTCGCCGTGGAAGCGCTCGTAGGCGCTGCCCCCTCGGCGGAACAGCGGGTCCTCTCCCTCGCGAGCGGGCGGGTTGAACTGCTTCACCGTGTCGGCGAGTCCCTCGGGAGAGATGTCGATGCGCCGGGCGAGCTCCTCCAACGAATCGGCTCTCGCGAGCCACGGCGGAGTCGCGCTGCCAGGGAGGAGGCTGCCGAGGGCGTACCTGTCGCGGAAGGACTGGTCGACGATGAGCCAGGCCGGCAGGTTGGGCCGCTCGTAGCCCACGGGGTCGAAGGTGAAGAAGGTCTTCACCAGGTCGTTGTAGTTCTGCGCCTCGTTCGCGAAGCGACGGCCTGCCCGGTTCACCAGCAGCGAGTGAGGGAGACAGCGAGCGGAGAAGTCCGCGCGGCTCAGCGGCTGGCCCTCATAGGACTCGCCGGGGATGGCGAGCGCGGGGCACCACCAGGCCTCGCTCATGTTGCCCAGGTCCGCGCCCAGGGCCATGGCCATCGCGAGGCCGTCGCCCTCATTCGCGGGGGGACTGAGCGGATGGGTGAGCGGGCCCGCGAGAAAGCGCGAGGCCATGGACTTGTTCCACTCGAAGCCGCCGCTGGCCAGGATGACTCCGCGCCGGGCCCTGAGCAGCAAGGACTGCCCTGCCCTCTCCGCGCGCAGGCCCACCACACGCCGCGCCTCGACCAGGAGCTCCCGCCCCGCCACCCCCGGCCGAAGCTCGACACCGCGCTCGAGGAGCGCCTCGAGCAGCCCGCCCACGAGCGCCGCGCCATAGCCCACGAGCCCCTGACGTGCGCGCTCCGCCAGGACGTCGATGGGAAGCTCACGAGGCCGGGTGAAGACGCCCCACTCGGCCGCCTCCGCCACGGTCAGCGCGGCGGTTCCATGAAGCGGACCGCGGCGCAGCGAGTCCTTCCATCCTCTCAAGCGGTTGGCGTCGAAGAGGCCCGGGTCGAGCGAGCGCCCTCCCGTCCTCCCTCCCGCGAATTCAGAGTGATAGTCCGGGTAGACCCCGAGGGGCTCGAGGCGCACGGGAGTGCGCGCTTCCAGGAAGCGGAACATCGCGGGGGCGGTGTCGATGAACGCACCGAGCGGTCCCTCCTCACTCCTCCCATCGGCGAGCTTCCGCACATAGCCGAAGGCCGCGTCTCGCGAGTCGGAGATGCCCAGGCGAGCCATGCGGTGGTTGTTCGGAATCCACACGACGCCCCCGGAGACGGCCGCCGTGCCCCCGAGCTTGTGCGTCTTCTCCACCAAGACCACCCGAGCACCGGCGTCGCTCGCGGTGAGCGCGGCCATGAGGCCCGCCGCCCCCGCGCCCACCACCACCACGTCCGCATCCACCTCCTCCAAGGACACGTTGCACCTCGTGGGCTATGCGCTCATGCCGCCGTCAACCGCCACCGTCGCCCCGTTGATGTACGAGGCGTCATCCGACGCCAGGAAGGCCAGCGTGCCCGCGACCTCTTCGGGCTGCCCGTAGCGCTCCAGCGGAGCGATGCGCGCGAAGGCCGCGGGGTGGACTCCCTCGGGAGGTTGAAAACGGGCCAGGAGCGGCGTCTCGACACCGCCCGGACACAGGCAGTTGATGCGCACGCCCTTGCGCGCGTACTCCACCGCGAGGGCCTTGGTGAGCATCACCACCCCACCCTTCGAGGCGCAGTAGGCCGCGCAGTAGGGATGCGACTTGAGCCCCGCCACCGAGGCCGTGTTGATGATGACCCCACGCGTCTCCAGCAAGGCGGGGAGCGCCCGCTGACACATGAGGAAGGTGCCGGTGAGGTTGACGGCGAGGACCCGGCTCCACTCCTCCAGTGTCACCTCCGCCGTGCGCCGGAACCCACCGATTCCCGCGACGTTGGCCAGCACGTGCAGCGCGCCGCAGCGGCGCAGGATTCCCTCCACCGCCCGGTTGACGGCGTCGGGGTCCGAGACATCACACCAGACGGCGACGGCCTCACCGCCCTGGTCTCGAATCGCGGAGGCCGTCTCGGCGGCGCCTGCTTCGTTCACGTCGACACAGGAGACCCGTCCGCCCTCGGAGGCCAGGCGCATCGCCGCCGCGCGCCCGAGCCCCGAACCGGCCCCTGTTATCAGAATGGACCGCCCCTCGAAGCGCCTCATGGCTAGCGTCCCTTGAACGATGGTTTGCGCTTCTCCACGAAGGCGCGAGGTCCTTCCTTCGCGTCCTCGGTGGAGAGGATGGGCCACCCGATCTCCAGCTCCCTGCGGAGGGCCTCCTCCTCGGGGAGCCCCTCGGTCTCCTGCACGGAGCGCTTGATGGCCTGCACCGCGAGGGGCCCGTTCTCCGCGATGCGCTCCGCCACGCGCCGCGCCTCCAGGAGCGCCTGTCCATCCGGGACGACGCGGCCGATGAGCCCCATCCGAAGCGCCTCGCGCGCGGGGAGCGTGGCCCCCGTCAGGAGCAGCTCCATCGCCTGGGTATAGGGAATCTGCCGACGCAGCCGCACCGTGGAGCCCCCCAACGGGAAGAGCCCCCAGCGGGCCTCGGTGAGCCCCAGCTTCGCGGACTCGCCCGCGATGCGGATGTCCGTCCCCTGGAGGAGCTCCGTTCCTCCCGCCACCGCCACGCCCTCCACGGCGGCGATGAGCGGCTTCACCACTCGGAATCCTCGGAGGAGCGCCTTCCAGTGCAGGTCCTTCTCCGCATGGATCCGCCGCGTCCATTCATCATCGCCATAGCCGCTCGCCATGGCCTTGAGGTCCGAGCCGGAGCAGAAGTTCCCCCCTGCGCCCGTGAGGATGGCCACGCGGATGTCCGGGTCCTCGTTGATGCGTGTCCATGCATCCGCCAGGCGCACCAACATCTGCACCCCCAATGCGTTGCAGACCTCCGGCCGGTTCAGGATGAGGGTGACGACATGACCTTCGCGCTGCACGACGAGGTGCGGGCTATCTGACATCTTCGAGCGCCTCCTCTGCCGAAAGCACAACAGGTCTACACATAACACTCACAGGTCGCCTTGCGACTGCCAACAGGGCCATGCTCTGTTCAATACATGCACAAAACAGAGCTCGCCGACCTCGCAAGCCCAATCACGTACGGCAGGGCTATTCCTCACGAGACTTTTGAACACTTGCGCCGGGAGGCCCCCGTCTACTTCCACCAGGAGCCCGACGGCGGCACCGGGTTCTGGGCCATCACGCGCCACGAAGACATCATCACCATCTCGAGAGACCCGGCGACCTACTCCTCGTACCGAGGGGGGACCTCCATCGAGGACTACTCGCAGGAGGACCTCTCCCTCATCCGGTTCATGATGCTGAACATGGACCCGCCCCAGCACGTGAAGTACCGCCGGCTGGTCAGCTCGGGCTTCACGCCCGTGGCCATCACCTACCTGGAACCCCGTATCCGGGCGGTCACGAAAGAGATTCTCGACAAGGTGGTCCACGAGCGGGAGTTCGACTTCGTGACCTCCATCGCCGCGGAACTGCCGCTTCAAGTGATTGCCGAGCTCGTGGGAATCCCTCGCGAGGAGCGGCACCAGCTCTTCGCCTGGTCCAACCGGCTCATCGACTATGACGACTCGGGGCGGGCCCGCTCGTTCGACGACGCCAAGATGGCCGCCATGGAGATGTGGCAGTACGCCAATCAGCTGGCGGCGCGGAACCAGGGACGCGAGGGGAAGGACCTGGTCTCCGTCCTGATGAACGCGGAGGTGGATGGAGAGAAGCTCAACGAGGCCGAGTTCGACGCCTTCTTCCTCCTGCTCATCGTGGCGGGGAACGAGACGACGCGGAACCTCATCTCCGGGGGCATGCTGGCGCTGATGGAGCACCCGGAGGAGCTCGCGAGGCTGCGCGCGAATCCGGCGCTGCTGCCCACCGCCGTGGAGGAGATGCTCCGGTGGGTCTCTCCCGTGGTGTGCTTCCGGCGCACCGTGACTCGCGACACCGTGCTGCGCGGGCAGCAGCTTCGCGAGGGCGACAAGGTGGTGCTGTTCTACCCTTCCGCCAACCGGGACGAGAGCGTCTTCGAGAACCCCGGCCGCTTCGACATCTCCCGCTTCCCGAACGAGCACATCGCCTTCGGCATCGGCCAGCACTACTGCCTGGGCACGAGCCTGGCGCGGCTGGAGATTCGCGTGATGTTCGAGGAGTTGCTGAAGCGCCTCGACGGGCTGGAGCTCGCGGGCCCCGTGGAGCGCCGACGCTCCAAGCTGGTCAATGCCATCCGAGCCATGCCGGTGCGGCGGCCTCCCAGCAGTCGGCCTCGGGAGGGGGCTCGAGAGAATCAGGAGGGCACCGCGTGCGAGCCATCGATGCGTGGGTGAGCGTGAACATGGGCTCGGGGCAGCGCCCGGACTTCCTCGTGCGCGTCGCCGAGGACTACTTCAAGCGCGCCGAGCACATCTTCCGCGACATCTCCCAGGCGGAGCTGCTCGATCTGATGGAGCGCTCGGGCGTCCAGAAGGCCATCCTGACGGTTGACGCGGTGGCGCCCCAGAGAGAGGTGCTCGCGTTCGCGGAGGCGCGGCCTGACCGCTTCGCCCTCTCCGCGTATGTGGATCCTCGACGGGGGATGACCGCGCTGCGGGAGCTGGAGCAGCTGGCTCGGAACAGCCCGCTCGTGCTGGCGCGCGCGGTGCCGTTCATGATTGGCCTGCCGGCGGATGATCGCGCCTACTACCCGCTCTACACGCGCTGCATCGACCTGGGGTTGCCCATCTCCGTCAACACGGGCATCCCCGGCCCACCGATGCCGGGCCGATGCCAGGACCCCATGAACCTGGACGAGGTCTGTTACTTCTTCCCCGAGCTCAAGCTCATCATGGCGCACGGGGCGGACCCGTGGTGGGCGGTCGCCATCCGCCTGATGATCAAGTACCCGAACCTGTACTTGATGACCTCCGCGTTCGCGCCGGCGTACCTGCCCGCGGAGCTCATCCACTTCATGAACACGCGGGGGCGGGACAAGGTCCTGTACGCGAGCAACCACCCGGTGCTCCCGATGGAGCGGTGCCTGCGAGAAGCGCAGGAGCTGGACCTGCGTGAGGGGGTGCTCGACCGCTACCTGTATGGGAACGCGCACCACCTCTTCTTCGAGGGCCGGTCATGAGCAGCGCGGACTCGGACGAGCGCTTCCGCGAGTCCGTGCGCTGCTGGCTGGAGGAGAGCTGTCCGCCTTCGATGCGGACTCCGATGGGCGGCGAGGAGGACGAGGTCTGGGGTGGGTCGCGGGGGGGGTTCGCGAGTCCGGACCAGCGGCTGTGGTTGGAGCGGATGGCCTCGCGGGGATTCACCGCGCCGACCTGGCCCGTGGAGTATGGCGGCGCGGGACTGGCTCCGGCACGGGCGGGGATTCTGGAGGAGGAGCTGCGGCGCCTGGGCTGCCGCCCTCCCCTGCACAGCTTGGGGCTGTGGATGCTGGGCCCCGTGCTTCTGCGGTTTGGCAGCGAGGAGCAGAAGCGTCGGCATCTTCCTCCGATTGCTCGGGGAGCGGTGCGCTGGTGTCAGGGGTACAGCGAACCCGAGGCGGGCTCTGACCTGGCGGGCGTGAAGACTCGCGCCGTGCTCGAGGGAGACCACTACGTGGTCTCGGGTCAGAAGCTCTGGACGTCGCACGCGGCGGTGTCGGATGGGATGTTCTGTCTGGTGCGCACGGGTGCGGACTCGTCGCGGCATGAAGGGCTTGGGTTCCTGCTGGTGGACCTGTCCAGTCCCGGCGTGGACGTGCGGCCCATCCGGCTCATCAGCGGTGAGTCCCCGTTCTGCGAGACCTTCTTCGACGACGTCCGAGTCCCCGTGGAGAACCTGGTGGGCCAGCCGGGTCAGGGCTGGAAGATCGCCATGAGCCTGCTCGAGTTCGAGCGTGCGTGGATATCGCGGCTCGGTGATGCGGACTTCGCGCGGGAGGAGCCATTGGAGGTGCTGGCTCGACGGTATCTCGGCGAGGAATGTGGGCGGTTGAGTGACGCGGTCCTGCGGGACCGGATTGCCCAGCTGGACATGGACCGCCTCTGCAACGCGAGTGCGGTCCGTCATGCCGTGGAGGCCCTGGAGGCAGGCCGAGGACTGGGGCCCGAGAGCTCCGCGCTCAAGCTCCAGGCGATGGAGCTCCGGCAACGGTGGCGGGAGTTGAAGGTCGAGCTCGCGGGCTTCCAGGGCTTGGGCTGGGAGGGGCCGGGGTTCTCAGCCGAGGAGCTCCGACTCACTCGCGACTGGCTGCGGTCGCGGGCCAACTCCATCGAGGGCGGGACGAGCGAAATCCATCTCAACATCATCGCCAAGCGTGTGCTTGGCCTTCCGGACTGACACGGACCGACCATGGGCCTCCTCGAGACGACGGAGCAGGAGTCCCTCCGCGAGACAGCGCGGCGATTCGTGCACGAGCGGATGCCTCTGTCCCACGTGAGGCAGCTCCGTGACAGCGGGGCTCCGGATGGGTTGTCGCGCGAGACCTGGCGAGAGCTGGCTGGCCTGGGACTGGCGGGCATCATGATTCCCGTGAGTCATGGAGGCATGGGGCTCGGATGGACGGAGCTGGGACTCGTGCTGGAGGAATGCGGACGCACCCTGGCGCCAACCCCGATGATGTCCACGGTGGTCCTCGGGAGCACGGCGCTCACACTGGGCGGTACAGCGTCGCAGCTGGGAGACTGGCTGCGCCCTATCGCCTCGGGGGAGAAGCTCCTGGCCCTGGCGCACGATGAAGGCACCCGGCATGCCCCGTATGGCGTCGGAACTCGGGCCAGCCTGGGCTCGGACGGGTATCGGATCCAGGGTGAGAAGGCACTGGTGCTGGACGGGCATCTGGCGGATGCCCTCATCGTGGTGGCGCGAACCTCGGGCTCCTCTGGAGAGAGGGAGGGGCTGACACTCTTCCTCGTCCCAGCACAATCCCATGGGCTTCATGTGACACGCACCTTGCTCGTGGACAGCCGGAATGCGGCACGAGTCCGCCTCGACGAAGTGCTCGCGAGGCCCGAAGACATCCTAGGCACGCTGGACCGAGGCGCGGAGGTGCTGGACCCGCTGCTCGACCGGGCCCGGGTGGCGCTGAGCGCGGAGATGCTGGGGGGCCTCGTGGAGGCTTTCGAGAGCACCCTCACCCAGCTCAAGTCACGCAAGCAGTTCGGTGTGGCCATCGGCTCGTTTCAAGCACTGAAGCACCGGGTCGCGCGGCTGCACTGTGAGGTGTCGCTCACGCGGGCCATCATCACCGAGGCACTGCACGCCATCGATGAAGACAGGTCAAACGTGCCGCTGCTGGCGAGTGCCGCCAAGGCCAGGGCCTCGGACACCTTCCTCCACGTGGCCAACGAGGCCATCCAACTGCATGGCGGAATGGGTGTCACCGACGCCTGCGACATCGGCCTCTTCCTGAAGCGGGCACGCGTCGCGGCGATGACCTTCGGCGATGGACACTTCCACCGCGACCACTTCGCCCGGCTTCGTGGCTACTGAGAACAAACTCCTCAGGAGATGGGGCGGTCGAGGGTGGCCTGGTCGAACCACACGTCATCCACCTCGCCATCGGTCAGGAAGCGCCACCCGGGTGGAAGGGCCAGGTAGGGCAACACGAGGGGGCACCACTCCTCCAGGTGCTCGACGTGCAGAGCCTGGAAGAAGTCCACGTCAGTACTGAGCTCCCCCTCTCCCGCCCAGAAGAACCAGCCGACGCCTCCGGGTTGGGTGACGTATCGCACGCCGTAGATCGGCATGTCCCCGGACCTCAGGTTTCGCGCGACCGCCACTCGCGTGCCGGCTGGGAGGGGCGAGAACTCCGCGCCGGCTCGTTGACAGAGACTCTGCTGTGCTTCATTCAGCGTCATGGGAGGACGGCGTCGTGAACCTGCGTGATACCCGCACTCATAGGTTCCGACGCGTCTTCGCGCAAGCAAGGGAGCATGAGGATGAACGACGCACAGAAGCCTCCCTTCACACAGGGCCCCGCGAGAACTCCACGAGGCCCCGCGCGGTCTTCAACTCAGCGGGGGTCCCCCCTCAACAGGCCGAGGTCCGTGGTGGGGATCTCATAGTCATACCCATAGAGATTCTGGTTGTACGTATGGAGCGAGCCGATATCCCAGTTGGTGCACGTGAGCCCCATGTCCGTGTACCCGGAGCGGCATTGGGAGTGGCAGGTGGTGCCATCATCCCGGTCTCCCATCTTGCACTGGCTGCGGGTCCACGTCGGGGTGTCCGCGGACCAGCTGGCCGCATTCATCGTGCAGGTGGGGGCCTTCTGGGTCGGGTGGTTGTCCACGCCGTTGCCACCGTTCGGCCCCCATTTCGCGAACCGGCCATGCCAGTCCGCCTCCATCCACGACTCCTGGCCAACCTCGAGCCGCACCAGCTTCAACCACGAATCCAGCCGGGTTCCCGTCGTGTTGTTCCGGTACTCCTCCATGGGCAGACAGTTGTCGATGGACCCACCGCTCCCGCCCTGATTCTGGAACGCCGCATGCGAGTTCTTTCCCACATAGACCACGGGGTGTGAGCCATTCTCCAGCTCGAAGCCTCCGCGCGCCGCGAGCCGCGTGTAATCCTTGCCATGCATCGTGAAGGTGACTGCCGCGATGGATGACCGATCCTCGCTCAGCGTGACGACGACATTCTCCCAGTCCCCGTGATGTGAGCCATTGCCAAATGAGTCACAGACTCGCTGGTAGCCATAGAACCACCAGTACTTGATGCGCACCTGGTCCCCACACTGAATCTCCTGGAAGTACGTGGGCAGCGTACCCGTGCCCAGGGTGGAGACATCCACGTTCTCCATACCCGCCGAGGGAGTCGAAGCGCGGATGACCGTCTCGTAATACGTCTGCGCCGACATGGGATAGCCATGCCCCTCTCCGTCGAAGCGGAGCCGGGGCGCGAACTTCATGACGACAGGCTCGCAATAGAACACCGGGTAGTCCGCATTGTAGGTCCCGAGGACCTGCGTCTTGGAGAAGCCGCTCGGACACGACCGGCCGCCCGTCACGGGATTCGAACCCTGCTGCCCGTCCACGTAACCCCAGGCACCCGCGAAGGGGTACGGGGGCGTCGTTCCGGCCACGTGGGGCTTGTAGCAGACATGCATGTCATAGTCGGTGCCATACACCCCCAGGATACGCTGGTCCGTGTAGCCCGGCGCACAGGAGGCCGTCTGGGTGATGGGATTACCCACCAGCTTGCCTTCGGAGTAGCCCCACATGCCGCCGAAGTCGTAGAGCGGCTCGCGGCCAAACCGGTACGGCCGGGAGCAGACGAACGCCGCCCAGTCCACGTTGGACGTCCCCAGAATCTTCGTCGTCGTATACCCGGCCGGGCACGACGCGCCCCCCGTCGCGGGGTTGGGCACGAGCACACCCCCGTTGATGTATCCGAACGCACCGCCGAAGTCCCAGCGCGGCGCGGGGGAGATGCAATAGAACACGGCGTAGTCGACACCCGAGGTGCCCAGGACCTTGGCGGTCGTGAAGCCCGCGGGACATGAACCGGAACCCGTCGCTGGATTCGGGACCTCACGCGTGTCGACATAGCCCCACGCGCCTCCAAAGTAATACGCCGGAGCGGTCCCCGCAGCGTGAGGCTTGTAGCAAGTGTGCAGCTCGCGGTCCGTCCCCGTCTTCCCGAGGATTCGCTGGTCCGTGTAGCCTTTCGGGCACGCCCCCTGCCGGGTGATGGGATTGACGGCCAGCTTGTCGTCGACGTAACCCCACATGCCGCCAAAGTCATAGAGCGGCTCGACGCCGGACTGGGTCGGACGCGAGCAGATGAACGCGGCCCAATCCACCCCCGAGGTCCCCAACACCTTCGTCGCCGAGTACCCCGCCGGACACGACGCGCCACCCGTCGCGGGATTCGGCGCGAGCACGCCACCGTCGATGTAGCCGAAGGCACCGCCGTAGTCCCGCCCCAGGAGAGGGTCGAGATTCCGCTCGGCGACCGCGAGCGGTTCGACCTCCTCTTCTATCGTGCCAGCGCAACCAGCGACAAGTCCTGCCGCGAGCAGACAACACCCAACACCGAGAAGGCGTAACAGACGCATGATTTCCATCCGAGGGGGAATGGGCTGACACCGGCCTGAGGAACCCGAGCAACAGCCGAGGTTCACTGCAGGCAGCGTGCCGCACACACACCTCGCATGGGCTGGGTTGGGATTGTCTCTGCGGGCGCTCGCGAATCATCCCGCGACGAGCCGTGCAACGCGTTCAGCAAGAACGAGCGCGCGTTCCGAGGGGACGCTTCACGTCTTCCCGCCCCCCCCAGACACACAAGACGCCGGCGATTCCA
Encoded here:
- a CDS encoding immunity protein Imm33 domain-containing protein, with translation MTLNEAQQSLCQRAGAEFSPLPAGTRVAVARNLRSGDMPIYGVRYVTQPGGVGWFFWAGEGELSTDVDFFQALHVEHLEEWCPLVLPYLALPPGWRFLTDGEVDDVWFDQATLDRPIS